In Agromyces sp. G08B096, a genomic segment contains:
- a CDS encoding protein phosphatase 2C domain-containing protein: MSADGKETVAYAGSAEAGAADAVVAHSAATDVGRVRQVNEDSYLADAPVYLVADGMGGHARGDAASRAVVETFRRHLTAGTASTPEQVLDAIHSANDAVRALSDAGDEGVAVAGTTLAGVALVDAGAGQGLKWMAFNVGDSRVYSWDGRRLRQVSVDHSAVQELVDAGLIDPADAERHPERNVITRALGADEYAEPDVWILPATGRQAFLLCSDGLTKEVDVDELAHILAEGGRADELLAAALERGGRDNVTVVVVESEIGRPEDVDDETTRDRADAEADPEQTLPRDGGAA; encoded by the coding sequence GTGTCTGCTGACGGCAAGGAGACGGTCGCGTACGCGGGCAGCGCCGAGGCGGGCGCCGCGGACGCGGTCGTCGCGCACAGTGCGGCGACCGACGTCGGCCGGGTGCGGCAGGTGAATGAAGACTCCTACCTCGCCGACGCCCCCGTCTACCTGGTCGCCGACGGCATGGGCGGGCACGCGCGAGGCGACGCCGCGAGCCGCGCGGTCGTCGAGACGTTCCGCCGTCACCTGACCGCGGGAACGGCGTCCACACCCGAGCAGGTGCTCGACGCGATCCACTCGGCGAACGACGCGGTGCGGGCGCTGAGCGATGCGGGCGACGAAGGGGTGGCGGTCGCCGGCACCACCCTCGCGGGCGTCGCGCTGGTCGACGCGGGCGCCGGCCAGGGCCTGAAGTGGATGGCGTTCAACGTCGGCGACTCGCGCGTGTACTCCTGGGACGGCCGCCGGCTCCGGCAGGTGAGCGTCGACCACTCCGCGGTGCAGGAGCTCGTCGACGCCGGGCTCATCGACCCGGCGGACGCCGAGCGGCACCCGGAGCGGAACGTCATCACGCGCGCACTCGGCGCCGACGAGTACGCCGAGCCCGACGTCTGGATCCTGCCCGCCACCGGGCGCCAGGCCTTCCTGCTGTGCTCCGACGGCCTGACCAAGGAAGTCGACGTCGACGAGCTCGCGCATATCCTCGCCGAGGGCGGACGCGCCGATGAATTGCTCGCCGCGGCGCTCGAACGGGGCGGTCGCGACAACGTGACGGTCGTCGTCGTGGAGTCGGAGATCGGCCGTCCTGAGGATGTCGACGACGAGACCACACGCGATCGGGCCGACGCGGAGGCCGATCCCGAGCAGACCCTGCCGCGCGACGGAGGTGCCGCATGA
- a CDS encoding FHA domain-containing protein: MTVYVPDPTGKWVAVVRAGRVLAGQADVFGQPEYWEAVATTDPVATVLGLVTRAGLADAPPFALAVPAGDGEVRIVVRGGFRVRCGDEVVSGARVSTWTERIVAADGLEILAPFARTGGTHAWPAEEAVVAASAVRLGEALASAGDADASAEASTSGVVAPATDAVPLGDAGTGTGVAPADGRPADEAAADETATDEATVVQAPSGPPAPPAPASPPAPRVASEATVIPEQTIAPADEPVVDDEVEDRTIVVPRPTALTASGPDDAEDGTIALDAIQRLKRERARGGDRAAGEAAAPAPSLRLALPGETSEPLTGEIVLGRSPGVGRTVGGRLPRLVTIGAGDPDISRSHVKVGLHGGTVVVTDLNSRNGTTVIQPGRAPVRLRAGEETPVLVGTVIDLGGGWAVTVEGD, from the coding sequence ATGACGGTGTACGTGCCCGATCCGACCGGGAAGTGGGTCGCCGTCGTGCGTGCCGGACGCGTGCTCGCCGGCCAGGCCGACGTGTTCGGTCAGCCGGAGTACTGGGAGGCGGTCGCGACCACCGACCCGGTGGCGACGGTCCTCGGTCTCGTGACCCGCGCCGGGCTCGCCGACGCCCCGCCCTTCGCGCTCGCGGTGCCTGCCGGCGACGGCGAGGTGCGGATCGTCGTGCGCGGCGGGTTCCGCGTGCGCTGCGGCGACGAGGTCGTGAGCGGCGCGCGGGTGTCGACCTGGACCGAACGCATCGTCGCCGCCGACGGCCTCGAGATCCTGGCGCCCTTCGCGCGCACGGGCGGCACGCACGCGTGGCCGGCCGAGGAGGCCGTCGTCGCGGCATCCGCGGTGCGTCTCGGCGAGGCGCTCGCGTCTGCCGGCGATGCGGATGCCTCGGCCGAGGCATCGACGTCAGGGGTCGTCGCTCCGGCGACGGACGCCGTGCCCCTGGGCGATGCCGGCACGGGAACCGGCGTCGCGCCCGCCGACGGCCGACCCGCCGACGAGGCGGCGGCCGACGAGACCGCGACCGACGAGGCGACGGTCGTGCAGGCGCCGAGCGGCCCGCCCGCACCGCCCGCACCCGCCTCGCCGCCCGCACCGCGGGTGGCGTCGGAGGCGACGGTCATCCCCGAGCAGACGATCGCGCCGGCCGACGAGCCCGTGGTCGACGACGAGGTCGAAGACCGCACGATCGTCGTGCCGCGTCCCACGGCGCTCACCGCCTCGGGCCCCGACGACGCGGAGGACGGCACCATCGCCCTCGATGCGATCCAGCGGTTGAAGCGCGAGCGGGCCCGTGGCGGCGACCGCGCGGCCGGCGAGGCCGCCGCTCCTGCGCCGAGCCTCCGCCTCGCGCTGCCCGGTGAGACGAGCGAGCCGCTCACCGGCGAGATCGTGCTCGGGCGCTCGCCCGGCGTCGGCCGAACGGTCGGCGGGCGCCTGCCGCGGCTCGTGACCATCGGCGCCGGCGACCCCGACATCTCGCGCAGCCACGTCAAGGTCGGTCTGCACGGCGGCACCGTGGTCGTCACCGACCTGAACTCCCGCAACGGCACCACGGTGATCCAGCCGGGCCGCGCGCCCGTTCGCCTGCGTGCCGGCGAGGAGACCCCCGTGCTCGTCGGCACCGTGATCGACCTCGGCGGCGGCTGGGCCGTCACCGTGGAGGGCGACTGA
- a CDS encoding serine/threonine-protein kinase, giving the protein MRRASAPPPELPGYRHVSLLGSGGFADVFLYEQRLPRRQVAVKVLLADDLTRDTRAQFVAEANLMAQLSAHPYIVTIFHADVSADGRPYFVMEYCPGPSLAAQLKQAPFGAEQALRTGIRIAGAVATAHSAGILHRDIKPANVLTNAYGWPALTDFGISSNLEGELPMHTMTFTRGGGDSTGTGQSAVGMSVPWSPPELFDDEARADVRSDVFSLAATVHTLLAGRSPFEVPGRPNGSLDLIGRIERGAITPLNRPDLPRSLVEVLRTGMAMRPEDRYASAVDFARALQRVELELGYAATTIEVPNLAEAPIERGAPDGPGAPADADETRARTVQSVHAQGPQAGRAAAPAADPDATRHRAPQRIDAQGASAPVDERTVVRRPGERADEHPGITDETVVRTKPDPAQQPAAPAPRRRTPVGAIIGGVAGAIVLAVVGIAVATSLTTTPPDVPATEGAETEDAISGEQVPVAEVAAGVKSADGTSATFAVTHEDAEEGDRYRWRRADGIGDTQVTDGSEIVVTGLAPGQSVCVDVQVQRGTKTSPEQRGCTP; this is encoded by the coding sequence ATGCGTCGCGCCTCCGCGCCACCTCCCGAGCTGCCGGGATACCGCCATGTGAGCCTGCTCGGCTCCGGCGGCTTCGCCGACGTGTTCCTCTACGAGCAGCGCCTGCCCCGCCGCCAGGTGGCGGTGAAGGTGCTGCTCGCCGACGACCTCACCCGTGACACCCGGGCGCAGTTCGTCGCCGAGGCGAACCTCATGGCCCAGCTGTCGGCGCATCCGTACATCGTCACGATCTTCCACGCCGACGTCTCGGCCGACGGCCGGCCGTACTTCGTGATGGAGTACTGCCCGGGGCCCAGCCTCGCAGCACAGCTGAAGCAGGCGCCGTTCGGCGCCGAGCAGGCGCTCCGCACCGGCATCCGCATCGCGGGCGCGGTCGCGACCGCGCACAGCGCCGGCATCCTGCACCGCGACATCAAGCCCGCGAACGTGCTGACCAACGCCTACGGATGGCCCGCCCTCACCGACTTCGGCATCTCGAGCAATCTCGAGGGCGAGCTGCCGATGCACACCATGACGTTCACGCGCGGCGGCGGCGATTCGACCGGGACGGGTCAGTCGGCGGTCGGCATGAGCGTGCCGTGGTCGCCGCCCGAGCTGTTCGACGACGAGGCCCGGGCGGACGTCCGCAGCGACGTCTTCTCGCTCGCCGCGACGGTGCACACCCTGCTTGCCGGTCGCAGCCCCTTCGAGGTGCCCGGGCGCCCGAACGGCTCGCTCGACCTCATCGGCCGGATCGAGCGGGGCGCGATCACGCCGCTGAACCGGCCCGACCTGCCGCGCAGCCTCGTCGAGGTGCTCCGGACCGGCATGGCCATGCGGCCCGAGGACCGGTACGCGAGCGCTGTCGACTTCGCCCGCGCGTTGCAGCGCGTCGAGCTGGAACTCGGGTACGCGGCCACGACGATCGAGGTGCCGAACCTCGCGGAGGCGCCCATCGAGCGCGGCGCGCCCGATGGACCCGGCGCTCCTGCCGACGCGGACGAGACCCGAGCCCGCACGGTGCAGAGCGTGCACGCCCAGGGGCCGCAGGCGGGCAGAGCGGCCGCTCCGGCCGCCGATCCCGACGCCACCAGGCATCGTGCCCCGCAGCGGATCGACGCGCAGGGCGCGTCGGCGCCCGTCGACGAGCGCACGGTCGTGCGCCGGCCGGGTGAGCGGGCCGACGAGCATCCCGGCATCACCGACGAGACGGTCGTCCGCACGAAGCCCGACCCCGCGCAGCAGCCGGCCGCGCCGGCGCCTCGTCGCCGGACGCCGGTGGGCGCGATCATCGGCGGCGTCGCCGGTGCGATCGTGCTCGCCGTGGTCGGCATCGCCGTCGCGACCTCGCTCACGACGACTCCGCCCGACGTGCCGGCGACCGAGGGCGCGGAGACCGAGGACGCGATCTCCGGCGAACAGGTGCCGGTCGCCGAGGTGGCTGCCGGCGTGAAGTCGGCCGACGGCACGAGCGCCACGTTCGCCGTCACGCACGAGGACGCCGAGGAGGGCGACCGGTACCGGTGGCGACGTGCCGACGGTATCGGCGACACGCAGGTCACCGACGGGTCCGAGATCGTCGTGACGGGCCTCGCCCCGGGCCAGTCGGTCTGCGTCGACGTGCAGGTGCAGCGCGGCACGAAGACGTCGCCCGAGCAGCGGGGATGCACGCCATGA